The Chanos chanos chromosome 9, fChaCha1.1, whole genome shotgun sequence genome includes the window gatttgtttaatttgtgtcacactgaaacagagacatTCAATCAAAAGTTTATAACTGCTTTGAAATGGGTTGATCATTGAGCTGGTCAGTTGTTGACGTTGAAAAATGTTGCTCTCAGAGCAATAAGTGGACTTTGAGGAGGAGACTGTTGATTTAGGCGGCAGAATAAATGCGATACCGGAGGAGAACATTTGACAGTTTGAACAGTTTGTGTAGATCAATCTGACTTTTGCTTCGCCAGCTACATGTTTTGAATCATGAAATCAAATCTATTCGTTGTttttctctatgtctgtgtgagtgtggatcGTTCATCTACAGACAATGGTAAgggttttttatatttttttattctgtgagtcTTAAGAACAAtctcatattttcatatttcattgttGAACTGTCAGTTCATCACATTGAATTCAATTTTACAGAGGATAGGAGCATAttacacagcagaacacatttagatatatatgtatatgcattttatctatttattctgTCTTAAATATATGTTCACTTAAATTTATATTATCCCAAGTGTGACCTTCTTAATCATCATGTCTGACACATCATTAACTTTGGCTACCAATGTCTGAAGAAATATGAAGCATGCTTACCATAAagataaatatgtttgtgaaagGAAAGATAATTCATACACACCTCTTTAAATGAAGAAGATTTGTTTTGAATCTCTGAAGAATATGTTTGCAATATGTTGAGCAGGTGCAGAGATCTTAAAACATAGTTGATGGTGTGTTTATGAGTACATATGGATTCCATCTATATACAGTGATCCAtcaataaatatgtatttacatttagtACTCTCCCCCTTTGTTTAGCATACAGGAAGTGTAAAACTTACCATATTACACAACAAAAACCGTATAATTATTTGTTTCTAGTGGCTGAGCTCGAGAGCAATATCTTTTTGCAACCTGGACAGAGTGTAAGAGTGATCTGTTCTCAAGGCTCCATGACTGTTGAAAATGGACAGAATTCAAAAAAAGTTCTCTGTCAGACCAATGGTGAGTGACAGCAGGACCTGATGTCTGAAAGAATCTGTTGTGTTAGAGAGTCAGTGACTCTACACAGCGAGCTCTAATGGATACCAAAATGTGATTTACTGTACTTTGATTGCAAGTCAACTTGCGAGATGCTAGATAGCCCACAGGAAATCCATTGTACTGAGGATGGCAAATGGAGTGACTGAATTCATGaatgcaatatttttttaaaatactatTTCAGAAAGGAGTCATCATTATCAGAATGAAAGTTTGGAATAGGGCATTGCATGTCTCATTCTGACTTTAACAAGAAATGACAGAACTCATCAAATTTGTTGGCATTGCTCCAGCTGTAACTACCATTATTTCTAACTCTCCTGTTTGTAATAGACTGCTGCTACTATTACTGGTACAGCAGATCTACCACCAGTAGGCTTTCAAGAGAACGGGACACACTTGATTGATTGCCCCTAGGTCACAGTTTGTATTGGAATATGAAAAGTATGATGTTCTAAAGAAGTTCTGAAAGACTTTGGCAACAAATCTGGTGACATCTGTTTTCTGATTCTTGTCTTCACACATTGACATTAAGTAGAACATTCACATCACTCGAAAACAAATACAATGCGATACATTTTAGGACATCACAAATTCAAGGTAGGCTTATACTGCAAATGCTGTATTTCCAGGAAGGCTTAGGCAGTGTCTTTAAAATATCACCCCATGGAACCATTTATCTCTCAGTTGCTGGCAACTGTTTTGGGACATTGCAAAAAATGTAGATGAACTAATgtaaaattttcatttaaactaATTAgtcacataaaacagaaatgtgtacaAATAAAGCCCACATCTACAAAGAAATGCTGttgtaaaatgaatgatttaaacATTATGAATGAAGGTTAACGAAAGTGTatgaatgccttttttttttaactgaagaaaaaagGTACTGCGGTCTGCCACCGGCCGCTGAGTCTGCAGATGTCACCGACACTCTGAAAGACCAGTATCAGGATGGGGAAAGAGTGAAATATCAATGTCAGGCATTGCACACAATCTCTGGAAATCCCTACATGACCTGCAGTGATGGCCAATGGACAGGAACAATAAGATGCATGAGTAAGTTCTGCTGCACTTCTACCATAACCTCATAGTTTTTACAATAAATGTCTGTTGTCAAATACACAAGTGCATTATCTTAATTTTTCTGAGAATGATGGAGGGACTTCATTGATTGAGCTGTATCAGCAAAATTCAGATTGCTTTGGAGAACAGAGCTACATataaaagtatttgttttaACATCTGATATTTGAATGTAACGTCTTTTAATTAAGCAACTTGGTTCAGAGACTTCAGGAGTAGGGACATACTGTCACCCACACAAACCTTCTTCTTCTGTCATTActataaaagacattttatccATAGAAACATATGTCTACTGAGCTGGAAACACTCTGTTTCAGAGTCCTGTACAGTCACAGCTGAGGAAATGGATCAGAATAAGATACACCTTGCCCATGGTCCCCAAAGAAAAATATACTTGGCACATTTGGATTTTATCTCCTTCAAATGCAACTGGTGGAAATCTCTGCAGGCAGACAGTCCTGGCCTCCGACAGCAGTGTATTGACGGTGTTATGCCTTTGCCTCGTTGTGCCTAATTTTGGCCTTTCTTACACTGATTTAGTTGAGTGTTTCTAAAAAAACTCGGAGAAGAATCTAACCTTACTCAAAAGGATAGGACTGTATTTTGCTTCatgtagaaataaataaaattactttACAATCATGTGTATCCCTTGTGTCATTTGttgtctgtgctctgtaaaGTTATGTGTCCAAGTTCAGAAACAACATCAGTAAAATGTGATCGACAATTTTAGTCCAGGGCCTGCCCTAAACCCTACTGAACTTTCCCTGATCAATTCTGACCTTCACTCACTCTGcagttaaacaaatgaatatccTGGGAGGAGCCTCTACTATCTACTATATTGTTTTTCTCATGACAGTGTTCCACAAAACAAACTATTCCAACCTTTTACTCTAGCAATGTCTGTCACTCTGGCAACTTCACTCATCCCCTGTCCGGTGCTAGGCAGAGGGTGATGGGTCCCTCCTCATGAGTCATGGCTGCTTTCAAGCTTTCTGCTTATTATAGTTGAAGATTTTTCCACTACTGAATATTTGTTGGCCTGAATGTCTAAGGCCTAGTATTCTGTAAAGCTTCTGTGTTAAACTGTCTAtggttaaaaagagaaagaaaagatttctaaataaaactgaacagaaaacagtaatGTAACACGAAAATCTCATGAGTAAAATAACTTTGCATTTTTGCTATTCCATATATCAGAGTTACAGtcaaaataaagtgaaaaagtgGGGTTTTCAGCTCCAAAGATATATTTAGCAAGATCTGTGGtgctcaattttttttcatttcattttgtcagtaatgtttttactgacattcagcaacaactatttacatgaatacatgttgtAAATTAACCTTGGGGTTTCTTGCGTGTTCAATACAAATTTCAACCcaatccagtgaaaaataagcaattgGTGAGGCTTACAAAGAAtggcaaaaatgatgaaatttagctttgagggccaaacttcaaaaattcataactaaaaaagAATTTGGAGTAGAGCTTTAGGATTTTGGAAGGTCCCATGAATTTAATAGCgattttcacatgaattttttttaaagaaaatccatgacatgagCTGGAGGGCctaggtgagttggtatggaatgacTCATATCATTGCTTTGTAGTGGGTTGATCATGAGGTTGACTTAGAGAATACTACTCTCGGAGCAAGAACTGGACTTTTAGGAGGAGGCTACTGATGTCTCtataaaggaaaacacacactggataTTATTTAGGTGATTCAATAAATGCAAGATGGGGGAGAACATATCTTAATGGTCACAGATACAGTTTGACCAGATTACTCGGACCTCTGCTTGAGTCAGCTACACGTTTTCAAAACATGAAGTCAAAtctatttcttttatttttctttgtctatGTCAGTGTGGCTTGTTCATCTACAGACAACGGtagggaattttttttctcagggtcTGAAGAAAATGCTCCGGGTTGATGTTCAAACTGCACTGTCAAGCTATTAATTCATTACATTGCACTACATT containing:
- the LOC115820620 gene encoding complement factor H-related protein 3-like, whose product is MKSNLFVVFLYVCVSVDRSSTDNVAELESNIFLQPGQSVRVICSQGSMTVENGQNSKKVLCQTNEKRYCGLPPAAESADVTDTLKDQYQDGERVKYQCQALHTISGNPYMTCSDGQWTGTIRCMKSCTVTAEEMDQNKIHLAHGPQRKIYLAHLDFISFKCNWWKSLQADSPGLRQQCIDGVMPLPRCA